The nucleotide window TGGCTTTTCTGAGGTGCATTCCAAATTCTACCTGGTACTGGGTGGAGCGCAAACGCGATCTCTTGACCATGTTGAGACAGTTGGGCAAGCCCACTCTGTACCTGACCCTGAGCGCCAATGAAACTGGCTGGATTCCCTTGCTGCAGATTCTGTATAAACTGAAGTATGGTAAACAAATTTCCGAGAATCAAGCTTCACAGATGAGCCTAGTTGAGAGAAGTACTCTGGTGAATGAGGACGCTGTGACATGCGCCATCTACTTCAGCAAAATGCTGAATGTACTGATGACAATCCTCCAGTCTAAAAAGGGAAATCCCTTTCAAGACTTCTATGTCACTCATTACTTTCAACACATCGACTTCCAACCCAACGGAAGTCCTCAGGCGCGTATTCTCCTGTGGGTGAGTAATGGCCCCAAGGATTCACTCGGTACCGACATGGCAACTGCTCTCGAATTGATAGAAAAGGTCATCTCAGTTTCGGCGAGAGAGAGCTCGGGTTTTATTGATCACCAAATTCATCGGCACAGCTTTCAGTGTTATGACAAGGGTGAAATTGTTGAGGGGTGTAAATTTGGGGCTCCCTTCCTGCCAAGTCGAATCACGACGATCATCACACCTCTGCCAAAAACGGATATTCAATACACCATAAATCTTGAGCattacaaaattatcaaaaagaaCCTGGAGAATAATGATTACGCGGACTTTGAGTCATTTTATGATGACAATGGTATAACATCTGATAATCATTACCTTGAAATCATTCGGGCGGGAATCGATCGGCCAAAGGTTATCCTCAAGCGTCAGCCTTTCGAAAAATGGCATGAGAACTTCAATCCCTTCATCCTGAATATTCTCAACGCTAACATGAACATAGAACTCATTCCTGACGACTATTCCTGCGCTGATTATGTTATGGATTTGATCAACAAAGCTGACAGAGGCATCAGCGATTTAAGAAGAAGAATTCTCGCGATCATGAACATGAATCCACAGTTCAATATCTCAGATATTGCCAGAGAACTCAGTGCAGAGGTCCTCAACAGCGTCGAAATAACGACTCAAGAAGCTGCCTGGTATCTCCTCCGCGAGCCAACCTGGAAAAATTCTTCCACCGTGATTTATATTCCAACAGTGCGACCAGGTGAACGTCCAAAGTTCCGGAAGAATCATTATCAGTTGGTGGCCCTCGACGTGGAAGAAGAATCACCACAAGTCTGGAAAGAGAGCTGGTTCGATAAGTACGAGAATAGGCCAGCGGAACTCGAAGGTGTGACTCTTGCGCAGTTCGTCGCCAACTACACTCGAAACTTGAACACCTCGGCGTACGTCAAACGAAAGGATCGCTGTCTCATTCGGTATCGCAACTACGACAGGATCACAGAGCCCAGTGACTACATGCGGGAGATGGTAACGTTGCACGTGCCCTTCCGCAATGAAGAACTCGAAATCATCGCAGATGACAACTATCTGCGGCTGTTCAAAATGCACGAGTTATCGATCCTCGCGCGACGTCAAGGGTTCGAGTATGATGTGAATACCCAGGGAACTCTGGACAAGTACACGCGATTGTTCCAGGAAGAGACTCTCCATTTTGTTAAGGTTGAGGGGGCGCGATTGGCTCCGATGGAGCCAGAATCAGATCCTTTCGCGGGAGTTAGTGAGCCGGAGCTTCCAGATGATTGGGACTCCAACAGTGATTCAAGCACCGTCACATCGGAGTCGCCGATTCCAATAAAGAGGGAGACGGAGCCAGAAATTGCTGGTGCTAATTCCATTCTGTGCAATCTTCTGACCAAAAATGGGTCGCCCTTCAACGTGTTCCTGAGTGGCCCAGTAGCGTGCCCAAAGACATTCATTATCCGGATTATGACTGAAGTGTATAATCGGTACAAAATGGCTGGTGACATTTGCAATGTCTTTACTAATTATTCATCGAGTAACATTACTACCAGCGCTGTCGATAATCCGATGATCTACACAACTCTGAGGAGTTCACTACCGAACATACTTGCTCTGTCAGTCGAGAGAGCTGAACAATTCCGCATTCTTTTAGAGTCCATTCAGATATTGATAATCGAAAATGTGAACACCATTAGCGCCGAAATCGTCGCGCAAATTGACATGAAGCTGAAGCAGATAACGGGGATTTACGATGTGAACTTTGGTGGAATAAGCATCATCCTGGTTGGTGAGCTCAAGAAGTCTCTTTCGCCCCCAGTTGTACCTATcccaaatttattgaatactcTGAAGTATCTGGAGTTGAACAAAGTAATGCAGCAGTCGAACGAACTGTTCAAGATAATTGTGGGTAAAATCGCGAAAGGTGTGGGATTGGAAGAGTCAGAGATACGACTAATAGAGTCGCGATTTTTTACTGAAGAAGAGGCTCATCGTCTCTGTCCGCACGGCATTCGTGTCTTCGAATCTCACAGCTCCGTCAATGACTACAATCACGAGACACTCGATTCAGCTGACAATAAAATCGTTTCCGTGGCGAATGACGTCTACGTCGGCTGTCCCGATGGTGAAGAAGAGATTTATATCCATAAATTCCTGGAAATGTCGATTGTCCAGACTCGCGGATTACCGTACGAGATTGTATTCGTTATGCAAAAGCTGTACATGGTGACGGCCAACTACGATCTGAAAGTTGGTCTAGTGGCTGGTGTCCTtgtgaaattaatgaacatCGAGCGTGATGTTTCTGGGGAAGTGACGAAAGTCTGGGTGAAGTTGATGACACGCACGAATACCGGCAGGAAGAGAAAACGAGTCTTGACTGAACCAGCCAAGGCCCCTGGTGATACTATGGTCTGTATGATACGACAGAAGTGGTGCGTTCCATTGAACGAAGCGAAAACGATAACCGCGACGCGCGATCACTTTCCATTACTGCCTGCGTGTGCTGTGACAATGGATCTCACTGCTGGAAAGACTTTTGACGAATTGGTGTACGAACACCGGGGAGGACACTCGCAGGTGCTGATGCACATGGCACTGTCTGCAGTGACGAGGATCACTGGCCTCTACATTACGACCCGGGACCACGATCCGGTGTTTCATCACAGAAGAAAGACACCACCTTCCGTGGATCCACTGGCTGGTGCTACTCCAAGTGAAGACTTCGATCAGCCGGATGATAAGTCCATGATGATGGACAAGGTCTTACTAGACTTCATCATCGGAAGGAAGACACTGTCTGTTCTGTCTTACGATCATCAGACTCGAAGTATTGGTTCAGCTGATCTCAATACCATAATCAGACAGACCCTCAGCATTCTTTTTCTCCTTGAGACCCAGCCCGATGATGAAGACAATTGCAAAATGCCTGACTTCAACTGTGAGGTGAGGTTCAAGTGCTCGAAGAGGAAGACCAATTCAATTTCCATTCATAAAGATAATTATGACAGAACGAACATTGTCACTGGTCATATGAATGCAAGTTTTCGTCAGAGTATTTGTTTGATTGCTAATGCGGGAAGTGTTGGAGAGATCTGCGGGGCTAGATGTCTTCTGGAGAATGATAAGACTGTGCTTACTGTTATGCTATATGTGTCACAAGGGCAAACTGTTGatcaattgattaaattcattCACGAGGCCCTGCTTGCATACACTGTGCAGGGTGCAGCACTGCTGAAGCGGGATTTGGGCGAGGTACCAATGATATTCGGGGGACATTTCAATATGAACCTTGCAGGACCCGACGCGCAAcctttgattaattttttggatgAAAAGTTTagtctgaaaattaataaggaTCAGGCAGTCGCACCGACGAATACGGGAGCTACGATTAGTGCGTTGTTTTGCAGACATTTGGAGAAATTGGAGTCGACGAACTATGTATTATATTCGAGTTTTGACAAGCCAATTGCTCCGTAGAGGGGACGCATTCGCTATTGTCTTTCAATAGTCATTCATGTTGATCGAGGGCGATATATATTGGGGACatatttcagcggaaaaacTCATGTGTAAATatagatttgattttttcgaaagaaatattgaaatatggaaatacatatttttattcaataggtGAATGGTGGTTCTGGCGTAATAgtcattcaattaaatagtaatgctgtaaaaaaatgtaaagtaaagaaaatcaattagacaactaattaaaaaaattaattacttcatTGACTGTTAACTACTTTTCGGGAGGTATTCTTGAGCTCGTTAGAAGTGAGGTAAAAGTTTTTTCCATAGACATATCCACactgacatttcttcaaatatttttttttaacgtttctaagaattaaaaatacaaaatcctCTGAAATTCCACAAAAACTCAGCAAAGGGCGCAGGGTATGATAAACATCATATTATGTGATAGCGTCATGTAGATATTACTGCAGTATTGCTAGggggtattttttattctgtcttATTCGCTTGATAACCAATGGAATTAATGATAAGGAATGTTGCAAAGCCGAAAAATCCTGTCGTGACAGGGGTATATACTTTTGAACTCGATAGTAAATACTCTTCATTAAATCAACTTTGTGGAGCTCATTCTACCAAAGTATCAGTCCCCAATCCACAAAATAGTACCAAAGAGCCAGTTCATTAATATAATACACCGGAGTTTTGCCTCTGCATTGTAATCCTTTTGATGTCCTACAAAGGCTCAACAGACCAGAGCTTACGTTACCGGACGGCGTAAGTACATCATCAGCGCGAACTACGAAATTCCAGTGGTAACCACCCTAAAGAATTTATCCATCCAAAGATCAATGAAATGATAAtgaaagatattttcaattttcagttattttttaacgaattttttttttcgtcggcATCATTTtgacattgatttttttagtattCTTTTAGCCCCTCGGTCTGTTTTTTTGCCATCTAAATTTGCCGTCTATTTATCGCGTGTAACTTCACTGAAACCTCTAAAGAGAACAGCAGAGAGATTATTAACTGCACGCGGGAGCACACCCGAAAGCATAACATGGGACAGGAATTAACGGTTTTGGTATATAATGCCAAATATCAACGGAAATGCTCAACTCCCGTGTACACGGATTATTTGTACCGGACGATGTCACGAAAATACCCCGTCTTTTCAACTGattatgaatattatttttcctctgcgGTATTCAGTTATTCTAGTCTGTTTGATATCACTGAAATCTGAGGTTTAATTTTGGACACGAAATGGGAAATCGGTGGTTATCGTGTTTGGGGGTAATCTTGCGTTGTGAATTTATCAGCTGTTGAAGCGGAAGGAAATTTCCCGAAATGATTCTTAAGGTAGTTAGTCGGACAGAATATTGTGATCACCGAAAAATATTTCGGCAATTTTTGAATGTGGGTATTGTGGTGGGAGATAGAACAAAGATTTCCGTCCAAATTTCAGCTTTCGCTGTGTCAAAAGTGACATAAAAAACAGTCAGCCCTAAAAAAGTCTTTCATATCAGACAAAAACCGCAAAGTAAGCGTTCACACGAGTGCTGGCAGACCACTGAAAAAATCCTACGTACCATCGTAACTCCCCGCTTCCCGGATCAATAGGGTGTGCCTTCGTCGAGGAGAAATCTCCCTTCTTACGTATTTTGATGACGTGGattttggcaaaaatattgAGCTGGACTGAATGACTCAGGATGCTCTTAATCAGGCTAGGCCTGACTAAGGCCCACAAGCCGATAAAATTTCCGGACTTTTATTGCGCTCCCAGGGACTTAAGTATTTTTTGACCCGTGTGATACAATTAGAGATAAAATCGAGCGATTGCGATAGTTCCAGTcgacacaaaaaaatcgaaccgCAGCTTCGATTGTCGTCACTTGTTGGCCAGCGGTAGATCTAAGGGCAGATCTGAGCTCCAAAAGAGGTCATTCAATCACTCCCCTAGCTCTGATTTAGGACAGGATTTTAATTACGAGGGGTGACCCACGTCGGCACTCGGTAATCTGAGATCCTTTATTTATGCTTCATTAGCCAGAGCCCTGGGATGAATGAGGGAGAACCTCTTGACCCTTGTCATAGGTAGAAAAAAGCCGAAGGACAATTTCTGGTCAATAtcctgataatttttatcgaatatttctcaCCGTGACGGAGGGTATTTCGCCTGGTGACTTGATTGGTACataaaataagaaataaattagtttttgacagccaataaaaataatttgcaatGAAAAGTCCCTGCGATTCATTGAGGTTTGTGCAAAAATAATTGTGGTAATGATGGTCAAGTTAATATGGTGGGCGGTAGAAACGCACTAGTACATTTGTAAACCCCAGAAGGGGTTAATGACGCTCTTCCCGGTTCATGCCCAGGAAACGAGTGCGTAAAACCACATCAGCATTCTCGATTGCACTTTGGCAGACCACAATAGAGCGACCATGGGTGCGATGGCATGAGGTGAATTCTGGATTTTCGATGCTTGAACTTCAAACTGACGTTTACTCAAGTCATTTCCccacgagaaaaaatttctgttctcACCCAAGGAAGTGAGCTCTGAGGGCCTTCTCCAGTGAAAGGTATGGCAAAGTACGAAGAGAAATATCGGAGGAAAATTCTTGTCCCAGAACAGAAGAAAAGAAGCTGAAGAGAAGCAAAGTGGTGGtcaggaaaaatttccagCAATTTTAGTGGCTTCAGTATGAATTTGTTCTCAAcattctggaaaatttttccagcacattttttgtaaaatatatttttttattgatgtcGTTTGTTTGATCAGGATTCACCTACTCGTCTGGTTACCCTGAGGACGTGCAGTGATGTTCCGAGACTACTCTGGGGGCAGATCTGTTGGAGAGTTGGTGGTGACATATTCATGGAAGATCCTGAGAggagaaaaagtggaaaatttcctGGCTGGGGGTGGGGCTCGGTGGAGCTGGCAGGCGTCGATCTGGGGCCCCACCCCCTGGTGACTATGGCTCCGCCTCCAGACAGTCTCGTGACGTCACACGGACACTTGTTACGCCTTGTTGTTTGGATAGCATTTGAAGATAACAGTTgttgagagaaatatttcatcttGAGGAATCACTGGAGCTGCTTTTTATCCAGGGGTTGAGGCAGCCCTTGATATGTCAGGTTAGAAAGGTCCTCTGCTGGGGTGCATCCAGCaccaaaaatattctaataattttgttgtctTTTTTTGAAGTCAGAACATGCCCTCCAGAGTTAGTtctaatatttaattactcgTGGATGATTAACTTATCATTAACGGTTTGATGCTTATTTCTGATAATCAGGATTGAGTAGTAATTATAATCGCGCTATCATAATAAATTCGCTGCAGCCTGTCATATCGGAGTTCTCGAAAAATATGTGCTCATTCATCGTGGGAAAGTACCGATAACACCCAGAGTGTTGAGAATTTGGCACCATTTCCTGGAGTCAgcataatttttgaaatatctcAGTGAGAAAAActcattattaatttcaatggggatgttaaaaaaaatttcaaaccgTTGCATTCCTTATGTTGTTACCCCGAGGGTTATTACCGTACGGAAAACCctctttgataaaaattagacctcgagAGGGCGAAACGCGGTATGAAAATCCCttttatctaaaaaatttgtttctcaAGGCCACCTTTACCGATAAAACTCGACCTAAAAATCATCGAACGTCATTTCATCCCCTATTTCGCCCTTTGGACGtctcaattttattgaacattgcTGTCCGTGTGGGTAGATTACACGAATTCAATTAAACCCTTCCAATTATTCCTTAAACGCAAAAACCAAGTTCGAATTCCCGAAATGACCCACCAATGAAGTGCCAATCAATTAATCAGTACGACCATGGGAGAGTAGCAGTGGTCCGAAGGGGTTTATCGATAACGACATGACAAGGGGTTGGAAACACTGAGGGGCTCGTCCTGACTAaagaattcttgaaaattccgTCTCCGATGGGCTTTGAATTGAATCCCCAGCTTTGAAAAGTGGCGCGAGATCAGAAAATTCCGTCAGCCGAGGGTGGTGGTATTGAAGTTGTGGTAGGGAGGCGTACAAGCTGTGTGCGTTTTCGCGGTaagtgggtggtgggaggGGAAGCTGACAACGAGCACTCGATGCCCTCCGATACTGTTGGAAACGGCGTGCGAGTGAGGGAGATGGATCGAGCGAGGTCGGAGTGTTGCCAGGAACGGGTGGAGAGGGGGCGAGTTTGGGCCGTCCCGAGGATCCTCTCATCGTCGCTCCAGCTGTATTCCCCACGAAACACGCGGACTACGGGCCAAACTACCGCGGCATTACGTCGCGCGCCGCCGAACGCGACTGACTGCTGGTGAACGTATcggacagttttttttttcctcgcgaCGCTGCGATGTATCGCGATAGCGTGACGTTTGTCATCAATTGAAGTTAA belongs to Diachasmimorpha longicaudata isolate KC_UGA_2023 chromosome 10, iyDiaLong2, whole genome shotgun sequence and includes:
- the LOC135166507 gene encoding uncharacterized protein LOC135166507, with the protein product MRARKTPKKNPKGAIQRTREFRSRQRTVRAGTPGVPPIPTVDSQPDDNTRPRPSTSKKKPMKNHVPRPALPYTNFRFNECAHRYFKNKFYNNPFGSVCEICDRLWFQSELRTLTPQQQKIIAKKFNDEDISKLAACRGCIQSLARNNIPTFAKFNGFNYPPIPAHLPPLNSVSARLISPKLPFLQVRRVLTVEGHDKLLTQVINVPTTDDTVVHQLPRNMFHDCCINVQLDEKRIYDSVELMDFVKKSDIQVWLEYLITTPLYTLYNITIDEPFFDDKNFGKTPKTSVTEEIPIAKSSISQQQTLLWSVDRDLHEAPSDGNTPHNTFLDDHAEELSFPEIYCGQIRTFHDGFRATPFSIVSSELRRADRRGVTPQHLLYMAMKIMKMRVSDAISATSKIIGTDWATVKQQMLSEEYINQSLDSNLAFLRCIPNSTWYWVERKRDLLTMLRQLGKPTLYLTLSANETGWIPLLQILYKLKYGKQISENQASQMSLVERSTLVNEDAVTCAIYFSKMLNVLMTILQSKKGNPFQDFYVTHYFQHIDFQPNGSPQARILLWVSNGPKDSLGTDMATALELIEKVISVSARESSGFIDHQIHRHSFQCYDKGEIVEGCKFGAPFLPSRITTIITPLPKTDIQYTINLEHYKIIKKNLENNDYADFESFYDDNGITSDNHYLEIIRAGIDRPKVILKRQPFEKWHENFNPFILNILNANMNIELIPDDYSCADYVMDLINKADRGISDLRRRILAIMNMNPQFNISDIARELSAEVLNSVEITTQEAAWYLLREPTWKNSSTVIYIPTVRPGERPKFRKNHYQLVALDVEEESPQVWKESWFDKYENRPAELEGVTLAQFVANYTRNLNTSAYVKRKDRCLIRYRNYDRITEPSDYMREMVTLHVPFRNEELEIIADDNYLRLFKMHELSILARRQGFEYDVNTQGTLDKYTRLFQEETLHFVKVEGARLAPMEPESDPFAGVSEPELPDDWDSNSDSSTVTSESPIPIKRETEPEIAGANSILCNLLTKNGSPFNVFLSGPVACPKTFIIRIMTEVYNRYKMAGDICNVFTNYSSSNITTSAVDNPMIYTTLRSSLPNILALSVERAEQFRILLESIQILIIENVNTISAEIVAQIDMKLKQITGIYDVNFGGISIILVGELKKSLSPPVVPIPNLLNTLKYLELNKVMQQSNELFKIIVGKIAKGVGLEESEIRLIESRFFTEEEAHRLCPHGIRVFESHSSVNDYNHETLDSADNKIVSVANDVYVGCPDGEEEIYIHKFLEMSIVQTRGLPYEIVFVMQKLYMVTANYDLKVGLVAGVLVKLMNIERDVSGEVTKVWVKLMTRTNTGRKRKRVLTEPAKAPGDTMVCMIRQKWCVPLNEAKTITATRDHFPLLPACAVTMDLTAGKTFDELVYEHRGGHSQVLMHMALSAVTRITGLYITTRDHDPVFHHRRKTPPSVDPLAGATPSEDFDQPDDKSMMMDKVLLDFIIGRKTLSVLSYDHQTRSIGSADLNTIIRQTLSILFLLETQPDDEDNCKMPDFNCEVRFKCSKRKTNSISIHKDNYDRTNIVTGHMNASFRQSICLIANAGSVGEICGARCLLENDKTVLTVMLYVSQGQTVDQLIKFIHEALLAYTVQGAALLKRDLGEVPMIFGGHFNMNLAGPDAQPLINFLDEKFSLKINKDQAVAPTNTGATISALFCRHLEKLESTNYVLYSSFDKPIAP